The following proteins come from a genomic window of Malus domestica chromosome 02, GDT2T_hap1:
- the LOC103418071 gene encoding nucleosome assembly protein 1;2-like, producing the protein MGSDKDNINMSDLSSALNDVDRAGLVNALKNKIESLAGQHSDILESLSPAVRKRVDVLREIQTQHDELEAKFFEERAALEAKYQKLYQPLYTKRYEIVNCVVEAEGVTNEAATTEEGKDSEEKGVPDFWLNAMKNNEVLAEEISERDEGALKYLKDIKWFRIDNPKGFKLEFYFDTNPYFKNSILTKTYHMIDENEPILEKAIGTEIEWYPSKCLTQKLLKKKPKKGSKNAKPITRTENCESFFNFFSPPQVPEDDEDIDEDVAEELQNQMENDYDIGSTIRDKIIPHAVSWYTGEAIEGEDFGDLEEDEEDEDEDDEEEDEDDEDEEDEEDDEDDEDEGKTKKKTSASHKKSARAPTGEQGERPPECKQQ; encoded by the exons ATGGGCAGCGATAAGGATAATATCAACATGTCCGATCTCTCCTCAG CTCTCAACGACGTGGATCGAGCAGGCCTCGTCAATGCTCTCAAG AATAAGATAGAGAGTTTGGCCGGGCAGCACTCTGATATCCTCGAGAGCTTATCTCCTGCAGTCCGAAAGCGGGTCGATGTCCTTAGAGAGATTCAG ACCCAGCATGATGAACTTGAGGCAAAGTTTTTCGAGGAGAGAGCAGCTCTTGAAGCCAAATATCAGAAATTGTATCAACCTTTGTATACCAAG AGATACGAGATTGTAAATTGTGTTGTTGAAGCTGAAGGAGTCACTAATGAAGCAGCAACAACAGAAGAGGGTAAAGATTCCGAAG AAAAAGGAGTTCCTGATTTCTGGCTCAACGCAATGAAGAACAATGAAGTGCTAGCTGAGGAG ATATCTGAGCGTGATGAAGGTGCTCTTAAATATCTTAAAGACATCAAGTGGTTTAGGATAGATAACCCTAAGGGCTTCAAACTGGAGTTCTACTTTGACACCAATCCCTATTTTAAGAACTCTATCTTGACAAAGACATACCAcatgattgatgaaaatgaaCCCATTCTCGAGAAAGCAATAGG GACGGAGATTGAATGGTATCCTTCTAAATGCTTGACACAAAAGCTTCTTAAGAAGAAGCCTAAGAAGGGATCTAAGAATGCTAAGCCAATAACTAGAACTGAAAATTGCGAAAGTTTCTTCAACTTTTTCAGTCCGCCTCAAGTCCCTGAGGACGACGAAGATATTGATGAGGATGTT GCCGAGGAGCTCCAAAACCAGATGGAAAATGATTATGACATTGG GTCTACCATTCGAGATAAGATCATCCCCCATGCTGTTTCATGGTATACTGGAGAGGCCATTGAGGGAGAAGATTTTGGAGacttggaagaagatgaagaagatgaagatgaagatgacgaagaggaagacgaagatgatgaggatgaagaagacgaggaagatgatgaagacGATGAAGATGAAGGCAAAACCAAAAAGAAG ACTTCAGCTAGCCACAAG AAGAGTGCAAGAGCACCAACCGGGGAGCAGGGTGAAAGGCCTCCAGAATGCAAACAGCAGTAG
- the LOC103406817 gene encoding small ribosomal subunit protein bS16m/bS16c-like isoform X1 gives MVVRIRLARFGCKNRPFYRVMAADSRSPRDGKHLEVLGYYNPLPGQDGGKRMGLNFERVKYWLSVGAQPSDPVQRILFRAGLLPPPPMVAMGRKGGPRDTRPVDPMSGRFVTPEKPAASGDRGKDAESTENDGQEGLQETIFHIGLQDKQLGIGQF, from the exons ATGGTGGTGAGGATCCGATTGGCGAGGTTCGGATGCAAAAATAGGCCGTTTTATCGGGTCATGGCGGCCGATAGCCGATCTCCGAGAGACGGCAAGCACCTCGAAGTCTTGGGCTACTACAATCCCTTGCCAG GCCAAGATGGTGGAAAACGAATGGGTCTgaactttgaaagagtgaa GTATTGGCTATCCGTTGGAGCTCAGCCTTCGGATCCAGTGCAGCGTATTCTTTTCAGAGCTGGGCTGTTGCCTCCACCACCAATGGTGGCAATGGGACGTAAGGGAGGGCCACGTGACACGCGACCTGTTGATCCTATGAGTGGACGGTTTGTGACTCCTGAGAAGCCAGCAGCTAGTGGTGATCGAGGGAAAGATGCGGAAAGCACTGAAAACGATG GGCAAGAGGGGTTGCAAGAAACGATCTTTCATATTGGATTGCAGGATAAGCAGCTTGGTATCGGTCAATTCTGA
- the LOC103406817 gene encoding small ribosomal subunit protein bS16m/bS16c-like isoform X2: MVVRIRLARFGCKNRPFYRVMAADSRSPRDGKHLEVLGYYNPLPGQDGGKRMGLNFERVKYWLSVGAQPSDPVQRILFRAGLLPPPPMVAMGRKGGPRDTRPVDPMSGRFVTPEKPAASGDRGKDAESTENDG, encoded by the exons ATGGTGGTGAGGATCCGATTGGCGAGGTTCGGATGCAAAAATAGGCCGTTTTATCGGGTCATGGCGGCCGATAGCCGATCTCCGAGAGACGGCAAGCACCTCGAAGTCTTGGGCTACTACAATCCCTTGCCAG GCCAAGATGGTGGAAAACGAATGGGTCTgaactttgaaagagtgaa GTATTGGCTATCCGTTGGAGCTCAGCCTTCGGATCCAGTGCAGCGTATTCTTTTCAGAGCTGGGCTGTTGCCTCCACCACCAATGGTGGCAATGGGACGTAAGGGAGGGCCACGTGACACGCGACCTGTTGATCCTATGAGTGGACGGTTTGTGACTCCTGAGAAGCCAGCAGCTAGTGGTGATCGAGGGAAAGATGCGGAAAGCACTGAAAACGATGGTTAA
- the LOC103450545 gene encoding heat stress transcription factor A-2-like — protein sequence MVDPDVGGGSGGGDGGGRPSLPFPSKTQLTEPSKNLEEAENELDRAKEEVTELKKEDKAVTFSEGRNFDRSFSSSSSTAPPNPAAELLKVKEETVDVVVVDNDLEGGDHCKTINGGGGGGDFGSLSSSSSMELPKPMEGLREAGPPPFLNKTFQMVDDPETDSIVSWSDAQQSFIVWDLYEFSRTLLPKHFKHNNFSSFIRQLNTYGFRKVDPDRWEFANERFQGGKRHLLKNIKRRRRYNKKPNMVSADSPKPGLEAEIESLKKDQDFLRLEILNLRQQQKYSQHQLTAFQQRIHSSLCKQQRMLFFLTKTAVNPISVQQLMQKRMIKRELDGGDLGKRRRLPPAQGIESFDEWINDSLSFDCRNQVQEEPVPMQTALAEQISEAIASQQNGTPLSSPMVDKSCNAGQDLNPRVMAGTSSSEDMPSAYDDMSDKFLEENIVSNDECALNDSSFYQELEDLIAEPCDWSAYASNSLVEQAGCIG from the exons atggtgGATCCTGACGTTGGTGGCGGTTCTGGCGGGGGAGACGGCGGTGGGAGGCCTTCCCTGCCATTTCCGTCCAAAACACAGTTGACAGAACCCAGCAAAAATCTAGAAGAAGCTGAGAACGAGCTTGATCGAGCCAAAGAAGAAGTGACTGAACTGAAAAAAGAGGATAAGGCGGTGACTTTTTCCGAAGGCAGAAACTTTGACCGGtcattctcttcctcttcctccaccGCTCCGCCAAACCCAGCGGCCGAATTGCTAAAGGTGAAAGAAGAAACTGtagatgttgtggttgtggatAATGACTTAGAGGGTGGAGATCATTGCAAGACCATCAACGGCGGCGGTGGCGGTGGTGATTTTGGGtcgctttcttcgtcttcttccatGGAGCTGCCTAAACCCATGGAGGGTTTGCGCGAGGCGGGCCCACCACCGTTCTTGAACAAGACGTTTCAGATGGTGGACGACCCGGAAACCGATTCGATCGTTTCGTGGAGTGATGCTCAGCAGAGCTTCATTGTTTGGGACTTGTACGAATTCTCCAGGACTCTGCTGCCCAAACACTTCAAGCACAACAATTTCTCAAGCTTCATCCGCCAGCTCAACACTTAT GGGTTCAGAAAGGTTGATCCGGACAGGTGGGAGTTTGCAAATGAAAGGTTTCAGGGAGGGAAGAGGCACTTGCTGAAGAACATCAAGAGAAGGCGCAGATACAACAAGAAGCCGAATATGGTCTCTGCCGATTCCCCCAAACCCGGGTTGGAAGCCGAAATTGAGTCCCTAAAGAAAGACCAGGACTTTTTGAGATTGGAAATCTTGAATCTCAGACAACAGCAAAAGTACTCACAGCATCAACTAACTGCGTTTCAACAACGAATTCATAGTTCTTTGTGTAAGCAGCAAAGGATGCTCTTTTTCCTCACCAAAACCGCTGTGAATCCCATCTCTGTGCAGCAGCTAATGCAGAAGAGAATGATAAAGAGAGAGCTGGACGGTGGTGATCTAGGCAAGAGAAGGAGATTGCCTCCGGCCCAAGGCATTGAAAGCTTTGATGAGTGGATAAATGACAGCCTCAGTTTTGATTGTAGAAACCAAGTTCAGGAAGAACCGGTGCCTATGCAAACTGCACTTGCTGAACAAATCTCAGAGGCAATCGCTTCCCAACAAAATGGAACCCCGTTATCATCTCCCATGGTTGATAAATCATGTAATGCAGGTCAAGATCTAAATCCTCGTGTCATGGCCGGAACAAGCAGCTCGGAGGATATGCCCTCTGCTTATGATGACATGTCCGATAAATTTCTGGAAGAAAATATAGTTTCCAATGATGAATGTGCACTGAACGACTCCAGTTTTTACCAAGAATTGGAGGATTTGATTGCCGAGCCGTGCGATTGGAGTGCATATGCGAGTAACTCCTTGGTGGAGCAAGCTGGCTGCATTGGCTGA